In the genome of Quercus robur chromosome 3, dhQueRobu3.1, whole genome shotgun sequence, one region contains:
- the LOC126716407 gene encoding heavy metal-associated isoprenylated plant protein 8-like, whose product MHCEGCCQKVSRCLKRLDGVEDVVIDSANHKVVVKGKNADPLKALQTLQKKYSRNVELISPKLKPEDKNKKKEPEKKQEVQVKVVVLKMYMHCEGCANDIKKCIERMKGILNVETNKETSRVIVKGAFDPPKLVESIKKRLRKHVEIVKQEQGEKVGSQGKGNDNKKGTEGGINVFYYPPQYSAQHICPNQMFSDENVYSCSIM is encoded by the exons ATGCATTGTGAAGGATGCTGTCAAAAAGTTTCTAGATGCTTGAAAAGACTTGATG GAGTGGAAGATGTTGTGATAGATAGTGCAAATCACAAGGTGGTTGTGAAGGGGAAAAATGCTGATCCACTAAAAGCCCTACAAACACTTCAGAAGAAATACAGTAGAAATGTTGAGCTTATCTCTCCCAAACTAAAACCAGAggataaaaataagaaaaaagaaccaGAAAAGAAGCAAGAG GTTCAAGTGAAGGTTGTAGTGCTCAAAATGTACATGCATTGTGAAGGTTGTGCAAATGATATCAAGAAATGTATAGAGAGAATGAAAG GAATTCTAAATGTGGAAACAAATAAGGAAACGTCAAGAGTGATTGTGAAAGGCGCATTCGATCCACCGAAGCTTGTTGAATCCATCAAGAAGCGACTGAGGAAGCATGTGGAGATTGtgaagcaagaacaaggagAGAAAGTAGGATCACAAGGCAAGGGCAATGACAATAAAAAAGGCACAGAAGGGGGAATTAATGTTTTCTATTATCCTCCGCAATACTCAGCTCAACATATTTGTCCTAATCAAATGTTTAGTGATGAAAATGTTTATTCATGTTCAATCAtgtaa
- the LOC126718124 gene encoding uncharacterized protein LOC126718124 — translation MGKLLFDSSTVAEAFQNSSSPWKDQKSTPPSPPPPPPTTTAAAAAALDAIQAVDLVDQWDSVHGLEDQQRRHLQRLHAKGVLWKHPQDGSSASVVFRLSHGGEVSSDGNCLFTASQKAMGLAEAEEEDEARGEDARELRRRTVRRFMEDFGSAKAEERESIEEAIKHMYAPDLKSGWGIHVVQEVKLLADKQDRLSLDSAIDELVQLGMQREMAAESIYKERCVPVNDGPSWAKYMSISGSSDDEYDIITLQYTEEGLLTVDENREGHAAAFGDDIAIECLATEFKREIYVVQAHGADAMVDEENCVFFLPHRPRSQICELPFFLFMKGTGWCGAGADHYEPLIAHPSSYVSQEKVAMVL, via the exons ATGGGGAAATTGCTCTTTGATTCTTCGACCGTTGCAGAGGCATTTCAAAATTCATCGTCACCATGGAAGGACCAAAAGTCAACGCCGCCATCACCGCCGCCACCTCCACCTACTACTACCGccgctgctgctgctgctcttGATGCAATCCAGGCCGTAGATCTCGTGGACCAATGGGATTCGGTCCACGGCCTGGAGGACCAGCAGCGCCGCCACTTGCAGAGGCTGCACGCGAAGGGCGTCCTGTGGAAGCACCCACAGGACGGCTCCTCCGCGTCGGTGGTATTCCGGCTGTCGCACGGAGGAGAGGTTTCGTCCGACGGAAACTGCCTGTTCACGGCGTCGCAGAAGGCGATGGGCTTGGCGGAGGCGGAGGAGGAGGACGAGGCGCGTGGGGAGGACGCGCGGGAGCTGAGGAGGCGGACGGTGAGGAGGTTCATGGAGGATTTCGGATCGGCGAAGGCGGAGGAGAGGGAGAGCATAGAGGAGGCGATAAAGCATATGTACGCGCCGGATCTGAAAAGCGGGTGGGGGATCCATGTGGTTCAGGAGGTCAAGTTGTTGGCTGACAAACAAGATCGCTTGTCTTTGGATTCCGCCATTGACGAGCTCGTTCAACTCGGCATGCAAAG AGAAATGGCGGCGGAGTCTATTTACAAAGAGAGATGTGTTCCGGTGAATGATGGTCCGAGTTGGGCGAAATACATGTCGATCTCTGGTTCATCTGATGATGAATATGATATCATCACTTTGCAGTATACTGAGGAGGGTTTATTAACTGTAGATGAGAATAGGGAAGGTCATGCTGCAGCTTTTGGAGATGATATAGCAATAGAGTGTCTTGCAACAGAGTTCAAGAGGGAGATTTATGTG GTGCAAGCACATGGAGCAGATGCAATGGTTGACgaagaaaattgtgttttcttcCTCCCACATCGCCCTAGGAGTCAAATTTGTGaacttccctttttccttttcatgaAAGGAACAG GTTGGTGTGGCGCTGGAGCTGATCACTATGAGCCCCTGATTGCCCATCCTTCTTCTTATGTTTCCCAGGAGAAGGTTGCAATGGTACTTTGA